The Bacillus sp. Y1 genome includes the window AAGTGGGATGGTCGATGGGGCAGCATCAGTTATTGTCACTTCTAGTGAATTTACCGCCGAAAAAGGATTAAAGCCAATCGCAAGACTAGTATCGTGGGCAGTGGTTGGTGTAGAACCAAAATATATGGGGATTGGACCTGTTCCAGCCATTCAAAGTGCATTGCAAAAAGCAAACCTTACATTGAAGGATTTGGACTTAATCGAAATCAATGAAGCATTCTCGGCACAGTATATTGCTTGTCAAAAAGAGCTAGGGTTTGATCCTCAAATTGGAAATGTAAATGGTGGTGCGATTGCTCTAGGACACCCACTTGCCGCTAGTGGGACGAGAATTACTCTTTCTCTAGCTTATGAATTACAGAGACGTGGTGGAAAATATGGTGCATCTGCTGTGTGCATAGGTGGGGGACAAGGAATCGCCACGATTTGGGAGAGGTTATAAAAGGTATTTAAATATTAATTTGGAAAAAAGTAAATTTGATCGCACGGTGAGCTTTTCACAAGTGCGATTTTTTTGTACACAGAAAAGGAATCAAAAAGAGACAAAACGAGACATATGTCTCACTTTGTCTCTTTTTTTATCTCTGAATTTATTTTGAAACCCATAAAGTATTGGCTTTTCATGTTGGCACAGTTCATGCATTAAAAATGGTGTAATGAATTTTTCCTGGGAGGTTGGAATAAATGAGAGCATTGGAAAGCAAGGATGTGGCTTTAACTAAGGAAAAAGCACAGTGGATGTATCAAAAGATGTTAGAGATTCGTAATTTTGAGGACAGGGTTCATGAGTTATTTGCACAAGGGATCTTGCCGGGTTTTGTTCACTTATATGCTGGAGAAGAAGCAGTAGCTGTTGGGGTATGTGCCCATTTAAATGATAAAGATAGCATTACAAGTACTCATCGTGGGCATGGACATTGTATTGCTAAAGGATGCGATTTGAATGGTATGATGGCTGAAATTTATGGAAAGGTGACAGGATTATGTAGAGGTAAGGGCGGTTCTATGCACATTGCGGATCTTGATAAAGGGATGCTTGGTGCGAATGGAATTGTTGGTGGCGGATTTCCACTCGCTTGTGGATCGGCTCTTACGGCTAAGTATAAAAAGACTAATAATGTAAGCGTTTGCTTCTTTGGGGATGGTGCTCAAAACCACGGGACTTTCCATGAAGGAATTAATCTAGCTGCAATTTGGAAGCTTCCTGTTGTGTTTGTTGCTGAAAATAATGGCTATGCAGAAGCCACTCCTTTTTCCTATGCGTCTAGCTGTAAATCGATTGTTGATCGTGCGAGTGCCTATAACATTCCTGGTATTAAAGTCGATGGGAAGGATGTTCTTGCCGTTTACCAAGCGGCTGAGGAAGCAGTTCAAAGAGCAAGACGTGGGGAAGGTCCTACTCTTATTGAGTGCGTAACGTATCGTAATTACGGTCACTTCGAAGGGGATGCTCAAAAATACAAGACAGAACAAGAAAAGCTAGAGCATAAGACGGA containing:
- a CDS encoding thiamine pyrophosphate-dependent dehydrogenase E1 component subunit alpha — translated: MRALESKDVALTKEKAQWMYQKMLEIRNFEDRVHELFAQGILPGFVHLYAGEEAVAVGVCAHLNDKDSITSTHRGHGHCIAKGCDLNGMMAEIYGKVTGLCRGKGGSMHIADLDKGMLGANGIVGGGFPLACGSALTAKYKKTNNVSVCFFGDGAQNHGTFHEGINLAAIWKLPVVFVAENNGYAEATPFSYASSCKSIVDRASAYNIPGIKVDGKDVLAVYQAAEEAVQRARRGEGPTLIECVTYRNYGHFEGDAQKYKTEQEKLEHKTDKDAILLFRNHIASEQMLTEQELVELEKSVEEAVKQAVKFSEDSPYPNASDLLTDVYVSY